Proteins from a single region of Lates calcarifer isolate ASB-BC8 linkage group LG19, TLL_Latcal_v3, whole genome shotgun sequence:
- the diras1b gene encoding GTP-binding protein Di-Ras1b, which yields MPEQSNDYRVVVFGAGGVGKSSLVLRFVKGTFRDTYIPTVEDTYRQVISCDKSVCTLQITDTTGSHQFPAMQRLSISKGHAFILVYSITSKQSLEELKPIYQQVLAIKGNVEAIPIMLVGNKSDETQREVETKDGEAQANQWKCAFMETSAKTNHNVTELFQELLNLDKKRNMSLNIDGKRSGKQSRAERLKGKCSVM from the exons ATGCCAGAGCAGAGCAACGACTATCGCGTGGTGGTGTTCGGGGCGGGGGGAGTGGGGAAGAGCTCCCTGGTCCTGCGCTTCGTCAAGGGCACCTTCAGGGACACCTACATCCCCACAGTAGAGGACACCTACCGCCAGGTGATCAGCTGCGACAAGAGTGTGTGCACGCTCCAGATCACCGACACCACAGGGAGCCACCAGTTCCCGGCCATGCAGCGCCTGTCCATCTCCAAAGGCCACGCCTTCATCCTGGTCTACTCCATCACGAGCAAACAGTCCCTGGAAGAACTCAAACCCATTTACCAACAG GTCCTGGCCATAAAGGGAAACGTTGAGGCCATCCCCATCATGCTCGTGGGCAACAAGAGTGACGAGACCCAGCGGGAGGTGGAGACCAAGGACGGGGAGGCTCAGGCCAACCAGTGGAAGTGCGCCTTCATGGAGACATCAGCCAAGACCAACCACAACGTAACCGAGCTCTTCCAGGAGCTCCTCAACCTGGACAAGAAGAGGAACATGAGCCTCAACATCGACGGCAAGCGCTCGGGGAAGCAGTCCCGCGCCGAAAGACTGAAGGGCAAATGCAGCGTGATGTAA